From Domibacillus sp. DTU_2020_1001157_1_SI_ALB_TIR_016, a single genomic window includes:
- a CDS encoding fumarate hydratase, which yields MNLETFQQSMYTLIVETSTNLPKDVRRAVKRAKERENAGTRAAMSLDTITTNIKMADDNISPICQDTGMPTFKIKTPVGVNQIHIQKAIYAAIEQATKDGKLRPNSVDSLDGSNSGNNLGPGTPVIKFEQWEEDYIDARLILKGGGCENKNIQYSLPCELEGIGKAGRDLDGIRKCIMHSVYQAQGQGCSAGFIGVGIGGDRSSGYDLAKAQLFRGVEDVNENEELRKLEEYVLEHANELGIGTMGFGGETTLLGCKIGVMNRLPASFFVSVAYNCWAYRRLGVAVNAETGGINEWFYQDGDEVSFESAQPEEQEVKSESRVVTLEAPITEEQIRELKVGDVVQINGMMYTGRDAIHKHLSTADSAPVDLNGQVIYHCGPVMLKDEDGQWHVKAAGPTTSIREEPYQGDIMKRFGIRAVIGKGGMGPKTLQALREHGGVYLNAIGGAAQYYADCIKGVEGVDLMQFGIPEAMWHLRVEGFTAVVTMDSHGNSLHEEVDKTSLEKLAKFKEPVFA from the coding sequence ATGAATTTGGAAACATTTCAGCAAAGCATGTATACATTAATTGTCGAAACATCAACGAATCTTCCGAAAGATGTGCGCCGTGCTGTGAAACGGGCAAAAGAGCGTGAAAACGCCGGCACACGGGCAGCAATGAGCTTGGATACGATCACAACGAACATTAAAATGGCAGACGATAATATTTCACCGATCTGCCAGGATACGGGAATGCCAACGTTTAAAATCAAAACGCCTGTTGGTGTCAACCAAATACATATTCAAAAAGCGATATATGCTGCTATTGAGCAGGCGACAAAGGACGGAAAGCTTCGTCCTAACTCTGTTGATTCGCTCGATGGGTCAAACAGCGGAAACAATCTTGGGCCAGGAACACCGGTGATTAAATTTGAACAGTGGGAAGAAGATTATATCGATGCCCGCCTTATTTTAAAGGGAGGCGGCTGTGAAAATAAAAATATTCAGTACAGCCTTCCGTGCGAGCTTGAAGGGATTGGAAAAGCCGGCCGCGACTTGGACGGCATTCGTAAATGCATTATGCATTCTGTTTATCAGGCGCAGGGTCAGGGCTGTTCAGCCGGCTTTATCGGTGTCGGTATTGGCGGCGACCGTTCATCCGGGTATGATTTAGCGAAAGCACAGCTTTTCCGCGGCGTAGAGGATGTAAATGAAAATGAAGAGCTGCGCAAGCTTGAAGAATATGTACTTGAGCATGCAAACGAGCTTGGCATCGGTACAATGGGCTTTGGCGGCGAAACGACACTGCTTGGCTGTAAAATCGGCGTGATGAACCGGCTGCCGGCGAGCTTCTTTGTTTCTGTTGCGTACAACTGCTGGGCGTATCGCCGTTTAGGAGTAGCGGTAAATGCAGAAACAGGCGGAATTAACGAATGGTTTTACCAGGATGGAGACGAGGTATCATTTGAGTCAGCCCAGCCTGAGGAACAGGAAGTAAAATCAGAAAGCCGTGTTGTAACGCTGGAAGCGCCGATTACAGAAGAACAAATTCGTGAGCTGAAAGTCGGCGATGTGGTTCAAATTAACGGCATGATGTATACAGGCCGTGATGCGATCCACAAACATTTAAGTACTGCCGATAGTGCGCCGGTTGATTTGAACGGACAGGTGATTTATCATTGCGGTCCGGTAATGCTTAAAGATGAAGATGGACAGTGGCACGTAAAAGCAGCTGGTCCGACAACATCTATTCGTGAAGAGCCGTACCAGGGTGATATTATGAAGCGTTTCGGTATTCGGGCTGTAATCGGAAAAGGCGGTATGGGTCCAAAAACGCTGCAGGCGCTGCGTGAGCATGGCGGCGTGTATTTGAATGCGATTGGCGGTGCCGCACAGTATTATGCAGACTGCATCAAAGGAGTAGAAGGCGTTGACCTTATGCAGTTTGGTATTCCAGAAGCGATGTGGCATTTGCGCGTAGAAGGATTTACCGCTGTTGTAACGATGGATTCACATGGAAACAGCCTGCATGAAGAAGTGGATAAAACATCACTCGAAAAATTAGCGAAATTTAAAGAACCTGTTTTTGCTTAA
- the pdaA gene encoding delta-lactam-biosynthetic de-N-acetylase, producing MRQFIMFVVFLFMLPVIAVSSEAVHWGFKKASDGRPAEAGAQLDEMLAKYDSFYKGDTKKKVVYLTFDNGYENGYTKSILNTLKKEKVPAAFFVTGHYVDSAPDLLKRMVKDGHIIGNHSWHHYDLTTVPSSTVIEEFKSVEKEVAKVTGQKKTKYVRPPRGIFSENVLKTAQKAGYTHVMWSLAYVDWYADQPKGKQYAYDEIMKQIHPGAVIMLHSVSKDNAEALPDVIRDLKKKGYTFKSLDHLAGA from the coding sequence ATGAGACAATTTATTATGTTTGTCGTTTTTCTTTTTATGCTGCCGGTTATTGCCGTGTCGTCAGAAGCCGTTCATTGGGGATTTAAAAAAGCGTCAGACGGACGCCCTGCCGAAGCAGGCGCCCAGCTTGACGAAATGCTGGCGAAATACGACTCCTTTTATAAAGGGGATACAAAGAAAAAAGTCGTCTATTTAACCTTCGACAATGGATATGAAAATGGCTACACGAAAAGCATTTTAAATACGCTGAAAAAAGAAAAAGTGCCTGCCGCTTTTTTTGTAACAGGTCATTATGTGGATAGTGCACCTGATTTGCTGAAACGGATGGTAAAAGACGGACATATTATCGGCAACCATTCCTGGCATCATTATGATTTAACAACAGTACCAAGCAGCACAGTCATCGAAGAGTTTAAATCGGTTGAAAAAGAAGTAGCCAAAGTGACCGGACAGAAAAAAACAAAATATGTCCGCCCGCCGCGCGGAATTTTTTCTGAAAATGTGTTGAAAACCGCCCAAAAAGCCGGCTATACACATGTGATGTGGTCATTGGCTTATGTGGATTGGTATGCTGATCAGCCGAAAGGAAAGCAATATGCCTATGATGAAATTATGAAGCAGATTCATCCGGGTGCCGTCATCATGCTGCACAGCGTATCAAAAGATAATGCCGAGGCGCTGCCGGATGTCATCCGTGATTTGAAAAAGAAAGGCTATACGTTTAAATCTCTCGATCATCTTGCCGGCGCTTAA
- a CDS encoding YihY/virulence factor BrkB family protein, with amino-acid sequence MADQTDKKSALRIFIKHLLRRVKSSDVPGVAAQMAYFFLLALFPLLIFMVTLLGYLPIDPNEVFNVIKDFAPSDSLSLVQDTLQEVTSNQNGGLLSVGILGTIWSASNAMNAVIKGLNYAYDVKETRPFYIARGLSILLTFAFIFVIAVMLILQVFGQQIGELAFEFLGMGDEFLALWTWIRFLLPPVVLFLVFAGLYYLAPNLKVKYITVMPGAIFAAIGWIITSLGFSFYVNNFGNYSATYGSIGGVIILMIWLYLSAMIILVGGEINALRNDQKRGAA; translated from the coding sequence TTGGCAGATCAAACAGATAAAAAATCAGCGCTTCGCATTTTTATTAAGCACCTGCTCAGGCGCGTAAAGTCGTCCGATGTACCAGGTGTTGCGGCGCAAATGGCTTACTTTTTCCTGTTAGCGCTGTTTCCGCTGCTGATCTTTATGGTCACGCTGCTCGGGTATTTGCCGATTGATCCGAATGAAGTATTTAATGTAATCAAGGACTTTGCGCCTTCCGATTCCTTAAGTCTTGTACAGGACACACTTCAGGAAGTTACATCCAATCAAAATGGCGGCCTGTTGTCCGTCGGGATTTTGGGGACCATCTGGTCGGCATCCAATGCGATGAACGCAGTTATTAAAGGGCTCAACTATGCGTATGATGTAAAAGAAACAAGACCTTTTTATATAGCGCGTGGACTGTCGATCTTGCTGACCTTCGCTTTTATCTTTGTAATTGCGGTCATGCTGATTCTCCAAGTATTTGGCCAGCAGATCGGCGAATTGGCGTTTGAATTTTTAGGCATGGGTGATGAATTCCTAGCCCTGTGGACATGGATTCGATTCCTGCTGCCGCCGGTTGTTTTATTTTTAGTGTTTGCCGGGCTGTACTACCTGGCACCAAACTTAAAAGTAAAATATATAACTGTTATGCCCGGCGCCATTTTCGCTGCAATTGGATGGATTATCACTTCACTCGGGTTTTCATTTTATGTAAATAATTTCGGCAATTATTCGGCCACATATGGAAGTATCGGGGGAGTGATCATTTTAATGATCTGGCTTTACCTGTCGGCGATGATTATTCTCGTTGGCGGTGAAATCAATGCCCTGCGCAATGACCAAAAACGTGGAGCAGCATAG
- a CDS encoding heavy metal translocating P-type ATPase encodes MITHIENQPAAKKWFDELTPHIELIAALFSGLLIVAGWLLDRNGSDTASVVLYLSAFLIGGYAKAKEGIEATIEEKELNVEMLMILAAAGSAAIGYWTEGAILIFIFAMSGALETYTMNKSQREISALMEIQPDTALVVRNGTEESVHVSELKRGDVIVVKPGERVPADGRISKGYTTIDEAAITGESIPVSKEAGADVFAGTVNMTGSVYIDVTKRADETLFQKIINLVQSAQSEKSPSQQFIERFEGIYVKAVLAVVVLMMFLPHYLLGWSWTETFYRAMVLLVVASPCALVASIMPATLSAISTGARNGILFKGGAHLENLSHVKAIAFDKTGTLTRGKPEVTDVIIRDDVAHMELLGAAASIESRSNHPLAHAIVRYVNEQGIAFSPPEHVEDAAGWGVKGTVGTKTWKIGKADFVGNEQAAAFADGAALQFAQAGKTTVYVADENGIAAIIALQDIIREETKQALKTLQDEGIFTIMLTGDSEKTARAIASEASLDSYIADCLPEHKVDQVKKLLETYGTVAMVGDGINDAPALASASVGIAMGEGSDVALETADIVLMKNDLPKIADAIKLSRRMQKIVKQNIIFSISVIVLLIISNFFQMLDLPFGVIGHEGSTILVILNGLRLLKHT; translated from the coding sequence ATGATTACACATATTGAGAATCAACCAGCAGCGAAAAAATGGTTTGATGAACTCACTCCGCATATCGAATTGATTGCCGCTTTGTTCAGTGGCCTGCTTATTGTTGCTGGCTGGCTGCTGGATCGGAATGGCAGTGATACGGCATCGGTTGTTTTGTATTTATCTGCTTTTTTAATTGGCGGCTACGCAAAAGCCAAAGAAGGTATTGAAGCAACAATTGAGGAAAAAGAACTGAATGTAGAAATGCTGATGATTTTAGCTGCAGCCGGATCAGCAGCAATTGGCTATTGGACAGAAGGAGCCATATTAATTTTTATTTTTGCAATGAGCGGTGCTCTTGAGACATATACGATGAATAAAAGCCAGCGGGAAATTTCTGCCCTTATGGAGATTCAGCCTGATACAGCACTTGTGGTTCGTAATGGAACGGAAGAGTCTGTTCATGTTTCCGAATTAAAGCGCGGCGATGTGATTGTCGTAAAGCCTGGTGAACGTGTACCGGCGGATGGCCGGATTTCAAAAGGCTATACAACAATTGATGAGGCCGCTATTACCGGTGAATCGATCCCTGTTTCCAAAGAAGCCGGAGCGGATGTTTTTGCCGGAACAGTCAATATGACCGGATCGGTTTATATTGATGTCACAAAAAGAGCGGATGAAACTCTTTTTCAAAAAATCATCAATCTCGTACAGTCGGCACAAAGTGAGAAATCACCCTCACAACAATTTATTGAACGGTTTGAAGGAATTTATGTAAAAGCGGTACTGGCCGTTGTAGTGCTCATGATGTTTCTGCCGCACTACCTTCTCGGCTGGAGCTGGACTGAAACGTTTTACCGCGCTATGGTCCTGCTTGTTGTTGCATCACCGTGTGCACTGGTTGCTTCTATTATGCCGGCTACACTGTCGGCTATCTCCACCGGCGCCCGTAACGGCATTCTGTTTAAAGGCGGCGCCCACCTAGAAAATTTAAGTCATGTAAAAGCCATTGCTTTTGATAAAACCGGTACGTTAACACGCGGTAAACCAGAAGTAACCGATGTGATCATCCGCGATGATGTGGCTCATATGGAATTGCTTGGGGCAGCTGCTTCCATTGAAAGCCGGTCCAATCATCCGCTTGCTCATGCCATCGTCCGTTATGTAAATGAACAGGGTATCGCCTTCTCTCCACCGGAGCACGTTGAAGATGCAGCCGGCTGGGGCGTAAAAGGAACCGTCGGCACGAAGACCTGGAAAATTGGCAAAGCTGATTTTGTAGGAAACGAGCAAGCAGCCGCTTTTGCAGATGGAGCTGCCCTTCAATTTGCCCAGGCAGGCAAAACAACGGTTTATGTAGCCGATGAAAACGGCATTGCCGCGATTATTGCTCTGCAGGATATCATTCGTGAAGAAACAAAGCAGGCACTTAAAACGTTGCAGGATGAAGGCATTTTTACGATTATGCTGACAGGTGACAGTGAAAAAACGGCCCGCGCTATTGCTTCTGAAGCATCGCTTGATTCTTATATTGCCGACTGCCTGCCAGAGCATAAGGTAGACCAAGTAAAAAAACTGCTCGAAACATATGGAACAGTCGCGATGGTGGGCGACGGTATTAACGATGCACCTGCCCTTGCTTCTGCTTCTGTCGGCATCGCAATGGGCGAAGGCTCGGATGTAGCGCTTGAAACAGCGGATATCGTTTTAATGAAAAATGATCTTCCGAAAATTGCCGATGCTATTAAGCTGTCCCGCAGAATGCAGAAGATTGTGAAACAAAACATCATCTTTTCCATTTCTGTGATTGTTCTTTTGATTATCTCTAACTTTTTTCAAATGCTGGATTTGCCGTTTGGCGTTATTGGCCATGAAGGAAGTACAATTCTCGTTATCTTAAACGGCCTTCGGTTATTGAAACACACTTAA
- the cax gene encoding calcium/proton exchanger, with the protein MGKVFAIIIAAGLPLAVAGSLLHWPSVVMFVICSATVIALSSYMGRATESLAIVVGPRIGGLLNATFGNAVELIISIFALKAGLIGVVLASLTGSVLGNLLLVAGLSFFMGGLKYKRQTFSVHDARHNSALLIFAVVVAFVIPEIFSLNMNEAKTLNLSIGISIVMIAIYLAGLFFKLVTHRGVYATEEGAAHHEEVPEWGKKKAIIILLAATAAVAYVAESLVHTFEAVGEQFGWSELFIGVIIVAIVGNAAEHASAILMAMKNKMDIAVEIAIGSTLQVAMFVAPVLVLVSLLFPTPMPLVFTIPELVSMITAVFLAISISNDGETNWFEGLTLLAAYFIMGIGFYLL; encoded by the coding sequence ATGGGAAAAGTGTTTGCAATTATCATTGCAGCAGGTCTGCCATTGGCGGTTGCAGGTTCACTTTTACACTGGCCGAGTGTGGTCATGTTCGTTATTTGCAGTGCAACCGTGATTGCCCTGTCAAGTTACATGGGAAGGGCTACTGAGAGCTTGGCAATCGTCGTCGGACCGCGCATAGGCGGACTGCTGAATGCGACTTTTGGAAACGCCGTTGAACTTATTATTTCGATCTTTGCTTTAAAAGCAGGACTGATCGGTGTCGTTCTTGCTTCTTTGACAGGTTCGGTACTCGGAAATTTGCTGCTGGTAGCGGGTCTTTCCTTTTTCATGGGTGGACTAAAATATAAGCGCCAGACGTTTAGCGTCCATGATGCGCGTCACAATTCAGCATTGCTTATCTTTGCAGTTGTAGTAGCATTTGTGATTCCGGAAATTTTTTCTCTTAACATGAATGAGGCAAAAACATTGAACTTAAGTATAGGCATTTCGATTGTCATGATCGCCATTTATTTAGCGGGGCTGTTTTTTAAGCTTGTGACTCATCGTGGTGTGTATGCCACTGAAGAAGGGGCAGCTCACCATGAAGAAGTACCGGAATGGGGCAAGAAAAAAGCAATTATTATTTTGCTTGCCGCAACGGCGGCAGTTGCCTATGTGGCTGAAAGTCTGGTTCATACATTTGAAGCGGTTGGTGAACAATTTGGATGGTCTGAACTTTTTATTGGGGTTATCATTGTAGCGATTGTCGGAAATGCCGCTGAGCATGCATCCGCAATTTTAATGGCAATGAAAAACAAAATGGACATTGCGGTTGAAATTGCTATTGGTTCGACACTCCAGGTTGCCATGTTCGTGGCACCGGTGCTTGTGCTCGTATCGCTTCTTTTCCCAACACCAATGCCGCTTGTATTCACCATACCGGAGCTTGTTTCAATGATTACTGCTGTATTTTTGGCGATTAGTATTTCCAATGATGGTGAAACGAACTGGTTTGAAGGGTTGACACTTCTGGCCGCATACTTCATCATGGGCATTGGCTTTTACTTGCTGTAA
- the rlmD gene encoding 23S rRNA (uracil(1939)-C(5))-methyltransferase RlmD, whose translation MKNGIDMKPGQTFPLTIKRLGINGEGVGYFKRKAVFVPGALPGEEITAEAVKVMPKFTEAVVKKLRKPSPDRVTPPCYIYEECGGCQLQHLSYEGQLREKKELVVQALERYTSFNIEKLPIHDTIGMEEPWRYRNKAQFQTGVQKGKMVAGLYSTNSNQLVNIEKCIVQHPVIDETIRLSKKIMNKLSIPVYSAKNKQGVKTIVVRYGFETGDVQAVVVTGDKTFPKAEEFAKQLMELKPRVKSVVHNINPGKTHLVMGDISKTIAGSDTISEELGEFEYELSARAFFQLNPVQTKKLYDEVKKAANVQPSDKVADAYCGSGTIGLWIGKNAAEVRGMDTIAASIKDARANAEKYGVKATYEVGPAEKWLPIWKEKGWVPDVLVTDPPRTGLDPKLIQTIKQIQPSVFVYVSCNPSTLAKDLVALAPVYKIDSIQPVDMFPQTAQVETVVKLTVKSKS comes from the coding sequence ATGAAAAACGGGATTGATATGAAACCGGGACAAACGTTCCCGCTTACGATAAAACGATTAGGAATTAATGGGGAAGGCGTTGGCTATTTTAAACGAAAAGCTGTTTTTGTACCGGGTGCCCTGCCGGGAGAAGAAATCACAGCTGAGGCTGTAAAGGTTATGCCCAAGTTTACAGAAGCTGTCGTGAAAAAACTGCGCAAGCCTTCACCGGACCGTGTAACACCGCCATGCTACATTTATGAGGAGTGTGGAGGCTGCCAGCTGCAGCACCTCAGCTACGAAGGGCAGCTGCGGGAGAAAAAAGAATTGGTTGTCCAGGCGCTTGAACGCTATACTTCTTTTAATATTGAAAAACTGCCGATCCATGACACCATCGGAATGGAGGAGCCGTGGCGCTACCGAAACAAAGCGCAGTTTCAAACAGGTGTACAAAAGGGTAAAATGGTCGCCGGCTTATACAGTACAAATTCAAATCAGCTTGTAAATATTGAGAAATGTATTGTACAGCACCCTGTTATTGATGAAACAATCCGCCTGTCCAAAAAAATTATGAATAAGCTATCTATTCCGGTGTACAGCGCTAAAAACAAACAAGGCGTTAAAACGATCGTTGTCCGGTACGGGTTTGAGACGGGAGACGTACAAGCTGTGGTCGTAACCGGAGATAAAACGTTTCCGAAAGCAGAAGAGTTTGCTAAGCAGTTGATGGAGTTAAAGCCTCGTGTGAAGTCAGTTGTTCATAATATAAATCCAGGCAAAACACACCTCGTAATGGGTGATATTTCAAAAACCATCGCTGGCAGCGATACGATTTCTGAAGAGCTGGGCGAGTTTGAATACGAATTGTCTGCCCGCGCATTTTTTCAATTAAATCCGGTACAGACGAAAAAACTGTATGATGAAGTTAAAAAAGCCGCAAACGTGCAGCCATCCGATAAAGTAGCTGATGCTTACTGCGGTTCCGGAACCATTGGTCTTTGGATTGGAAAGAATGCAGCGGAAGTGCGCGGAATGGATACGATTGCGGCATCCATCAAAGATGCCCGTGCCAATGCGGAAAAGTACGGTGTGAAAGCAACATACGAAGTCGGTCCTGCTGAAAAGTGGCTGCCGATCTGGAAGGAAAAGGGCTGGGTACCGGATGTGCTCGTGACCGACCCGCCGCGTACTGGACTGGACCCGAAACTGATTCAAACGATTAAGCAGATTCAGCCATCTGTATTTGTTTACGTATCCTGCAATCCATCTACGCTGGCAAAAGACTTAGTGGCACTGGCCCCTGTGTACAAAATCGACAGCATTCAGCCAGTTGACATGTTTCCGCAGACAGCGCAAGTAGAGACAGTCGTAAAGCTTACAGTAAAATCGAAATCATGA
- a CDS encoding TIGR01777 family oxidoreductase, whose amino-acid sequence MKTVIAGGTGFVGKELTNELIRHGYDVTILTRNPENKKEEDCLHYVKWLADGAEPEAVLEGTDVFINLAGESINSRRWTEERKQRILNSRITATREMVRIMKALKQKPKVFINASAVGIYPSSDMDTFTESSNAAGSGFLSQVVNIWEREAIEADKAGIRTVLARFGVVLGTEEGALPRMALPYKIGAGGKLGSGQQWVSWIHVWDVARAIRFAAEHEAIEGPMNITAPNPVRMNDLGKTLAKVLGRPHWLFVPEPALKLTLGEMSTVVLDGQRVLPDKLTQAGFVFQFPLLRGALNDLYPN is encoded by the coding sequence ATGAAAACAGTGATCGCAGGCGGAACCGGATTTGTCGGCAAAGAATTAACAAATGAGCTGATCCGTCATGGATACGATGTTACTATTTTAACGCGAAATCCCGAAAATAAGAAAGAAGAAGACTGCCTTCATTACGTAAAGTGGCTCGCAGATGGAGCAGAACCGGAAGCAGTGTTAGAGGGAACAGACGTTTTTATTAACCTGGCTGGCGAATCCATTAACAGTAGACGATGGACAGAAGAAAGAAAACAAAGAATTTTAAACAGCCGTATCACCGCTACCCGTGAAATGGTCCGCATCATGAAGGCACTCAAGCAAAAGCCAAAAGTGTTTATCAATGCAAGTGCTGTAGGGATTTACCCCTCTTCTGATATGGATACGTTTACCGAATCATCTAACGCCGCTGGCAGCGGTTTTTTAAGCCAGGTCGTCAATATTTGGGAACGCGAAGCGATTGAAGCGGACAAAGCGGGAATCCGGACCGTTCTTGCCCGGTTTGGTGTCGTGCTGGGTACAGAAGAAGGTGCACTCCCGAGAATGGCTCTTCCCTATAAAATCGGCGCAGGCGGCAAACTCGGCTCTGGCCAGCAGTGGGTATCCTGGATTCATGTATGGGACGTCGCCCGTGCTATTCGGTTTGCGGCTGAACATGAAGCGATAGAAGGACCTATGAATATTACAGCCCCAAACCCAGTCAGAATGAATGACCTTGGGAAAACACTTGCCAAAGTGCTTGGCCGACCGCACTGGCTGTTTGTTCCCGAGCCGGCGTTAAAATTGACACTTGGTGAAATGAGCACCGTTGTCCTTGACGGCCAGCGTGTACTCCCGGACAAACTCACCCAGGCTGGATTTGTTTTTCAATTTCCTCTTCTCCGTGGAGCGCTGAACGACTTATATCCAAATTAA
- the recX gene encoding recombination regulator RecX — MGVITKISVQQKRIDRYNIEVDGSYAFSADEAVLIEFELKKGRVLAQADIEAITVRDGVYRGVNTAIQFLSLRMRAKKEVLDYLKKKEIEPGAWDEIMERLETMGYLNDKQFADAYIKTQIQTTEKGPKLILRELKEKGIDDHTASLLIEQFTEEDQVEKAAALFEKQLKKFKRDSAFLQQKKAEQYIMTKGYSADIVKKAATAAEPDEEAELEALMHQAERAHRRYRSFEEREYRQKMKAALYRKGFDLSDIDRAIDRLLEEQRGDE; from the coding sequence ATGGGCGTTATTACGAAAATATCGGTACAGCAAAAGCGGATAGACCGTTATAATATAGAGGTGGATGGCAGCTACGCGTTCAGTGCCGACGAAGCGGTTTTAATAGAATTTGAATTAAAAAAAGGGCGTGTTCTGGCCCAAGCGGACATTGAAGCGATTACTGTGCGGGACGGTGTTTATCGCGGTGTCAACACAGCCATTCAGTTTTTATCTCTTCGCATGCGTGCCAAAAAAGAAGTGCTCGACTATTTAAAAAAGAAGGAAATCGAACCAGGCGCATGGGATGAAATTATGGAGCGGCTGGAAACGATGGGTTATTTGAATGATAAACAGTTTGCAGACGCATATATAAAAACACAAATCCAAACAACAGAAAAAGGGCCGAAGCTGATTTTGCGCGAGCTGAAAGAAAAAGGAATTGATGATCATACGGCTTCTCTCTTGATCGAGCAGTTCACAGAAGAAGACCAGGTTGAAAAAGCAGCCGCGCTATTTGAAAAGCAGCTTAAAAAATTCAAACGCGATTCCGCATTCTTGCAGCAAAAAAAAGCCGAGCAGTACATTATGACAAAAGGCTATTCTGCTGATATTGTAAAAAAAGCAGCCACTGCCGCCGAACCGGATGAGGAAGCGGAATTGGAAGCTCTTATGCATCAGGCGGAGAGAGCGCACCGGCGCTACCGGTCCTTTGAGGAACGGGAATACCGGCAGAAAATGAAAGCGGCTCTTTATCGAAAAGGGTTTGATTTATCAGATATTGACCGGGCGATTGACCGCCTGTTAGAAGAACAAAGAGGAGACGAGTGA
- a CDS encoding YfhH family protein — translation MEQEKRYSGMSEIELKQEIARLREKARKAEQLGIVNEFAVYDRKVTMAQAYLMNPDDFKPGKMYELTTDPGQYFKVEYMNGVFAWGYRLNGDGKEEGIPISLLNKGV, via the coding sequence ATGGAGCAGGAAAAGCGATACAGTGGCATGAGTGAAATAGAATTAAAGCAGGAAATTGCCCGGCTTCGGGAAAAAGCGCGAAAAGCCGAGCAGCTCGGTATTGTAAATGAGTTTGCGGTATATGACCGGAAAGTGACGATGGCGCAGGCTTATTTGATGAATCCGGATGATTTTAAGCCGGGCAAGATGTATGAATTAACGACTGATCCAGGTCAATACTTTAAAGTGGAGTATATGAATGGTGTTTTTGCCTGGGGATATCGATTAAACGGGGATGGAAAAGAAGAAGGTATCCCGATCTCATTATTAAATAAAGGAGTGTAA
- a CDS encoding SE1561 family protein yields MKPIHEKEKQVVYLKERLNIFMEVLDSIDPEETEVEDIDRLIEMIDDIELKCEQFRSRG; encoded by the coding sequence TTGAAACCAATTCATGAAAAAGAAAAGCAGGTCGTTTACTTAAAAGAACGGCTCAATATCTTTATGGAAGTGCTGGATTCCATTGATCCAGAAGAAACTGAAGTAGAGGATATTGACCGTTTAATTGAAATGATCGATGATATTGAATTAAAATGTGAACAGTTTCGCAGCCGCGGATAA
- a CDS encoding YfhJ family protein produces MEETFQALTKRLLQKNSRLSVARARTWVELLWEDFEATYAKAGYEYQGKERTEKMVTQLIDSYGANLHEFAARNPKYKHLLDDSNDLTH; encoded by the coding sequence ATGGAAGAAACATTTCAAGCATTAACAAAGCGGCTGCTTCAAAAAAACAGCCGCTTGTCTGTTGCCCGCGCGAGAACATGGGTAGAGCTTTTATGGGAAGACTTTGAAGCTACATACGCCAAAGCGGGCTATGAGTATCAGGGAAAAGAGCGGACAGAGAAAATGGTGACCCAGCTCATTGACAGCTACGGGGCCAACCTGCATGAATTTGCTGCCCGCAATCCGAAATACAAGCATTTATTAGATGATTCTAATGATCTGACTCATTGA